In one window of Aliidiomarina minuta DNA:
- the rpiA gene encoding ribose-5-phosphate isomerase RpiA: MSSDNAKKMAAEAALEYVKPGSVVGVGTGSTVNFFIDALASMKHDIDGAVSSSEASTERLRQHGIAVFDLNGVPELELYVDGADEINRHRQMIKGGGGALTREKIVAAVAKTFICIADDSKQVTALGDFPLPVEVIPMARSYVARQIVKLGGDPVLRENFKTDNGNVILDIYNLNIGKPIELEEKLNQITGVVTNGLFAARSADIALISDGKTVTTLKN, translated from the coding sequence ATGAGTAGTGATAACGCAAAGAAAATGGCGGCTGAAGCCGCACTTGAATACGTCAAACCGGGTTCTGTGGTTGGTGTAGGCACCGGCTCTACCGTGAATTTTTTCATCGATGCACTGGCCAGTATGAAACACGATATTGATGGTGCTGTATCCAGCTCGGAAGCCTCAACTGAGCGTCTGCGTCAACATGGCATCGCGGTGTTTGACCTGAATGGCGTACCTGAGCTGGAACTGTATGTCGACGGTGCTGATGAAATTAACCGCCATCGCCAGATGATCAAAGGCGGCGGCGGTGCCCTGACCCGGGAAAAAATTGTTGCAGCAGTTGCTAAGACCTTTATTTGCATTGCGGACGACAGCAAACAGGTAACGGCTCTGGGCGACTTCCCACTGCCTGTCGAAGTGATCCCGATGGCGCGTTCTTATGTTGCCCGGCAGATAGTTAAACTGGGTGGCGATCCCGTGCTGCGCGAAAACTTTAAAACCGACAACGGCAACGTCATTCTCGACATTTATAATCTGAATATCGGAAAACCCATTGAGCTTGAAGAGAAATTGAATCAAATTACCGGGGTAGTTACCAATGGGCTATTTGCTGCCCGCAGTGCCGATATTGCGCTTATCAGCGATGGCAAAACAGTCACCACTTTAAAAAACTAA